Proteins encoded within one genomic window of Granulicella pectinivorans:
- a CDS encoding carboxypeptidase-like regulatory domain-containing protein — protein MHRSSNPGRLGNLFFALILLVLGFGHAALAQAGAGSIQGIIADPSGAVIPNAIVNATNSATGVVTSRKSTGSGLYNISPLQIGEYTVTVIAPGFGPRTQEHIQVDALATISLNLELKPGTDTVITVSTPSLNASNGTVGDTVNSQDYQLLPLVMNSAPRNPVAFVNLANGVDSTRGYNGGAVNYHNETYLEGVVASGINQQGAANNTSLGAIIEAVDESQVQTIGISAKYQGQGFNNFTMRSGTNKFHGTAFEFFRNTELDTWNYLAKSVINPATGKATKPVEKQNEYGLVIGGPIMKEKAFFFAGYERMAYRSLPNPGYFTLPTLAMRNGDFSAFAASTGYHIYDPATTTCINNGANCRRNQFPGDIIPASRISAISKAAQAFLPTNLANGNYQNNYLGSQSTGYNYFKASGKLDYQYTPTQRLSLVYLVGQRANSAGALDSGSILPLPYSATTSTTLFNNTGIIGHNWVISPNMVNDIKYSYFRNETIQADPTLTPQYALSTLGFQNTLPGWGGGSFIKTAFSGNNGLTSWDGSGTTLNTNRPQNLLVNTYGLTDDLQWTRGRHSISVGAQMEWYQYNSALPATGTGVSFSFDTSTSAMFTGQEAVGAPATYGKSSVTTTSGNAYVGYLLGSTTSAYVADQRALGVLGGRFKALSPYIQDDWKASQNLTINAGLRWDIYGSYHEVLDRMSFFNPDIPNPVAHGAMGVIEYNGKGNQYYCNCDTRVKTYWGNVEPRLGFAYQAAKDLVFRGSFGISATHAGGTGGRGGAREGTNQIGLAASTNLAQSLGYESPYSWTNPLFTATPPTFDNTYGVGLTTTPGFTAPGQTVFYDEPYLASRSAYYENYSFGLQKAVTNKTTVSIDYSGSLGHFLPNGNGHGIFSNQAQPQYLVLGSLLTAPANPTNLAAANALLAQNGMASISLPYTNYNTTTGTIGQALRPFPQYTISNNFQNDGNSKYNAFEFTLKQRAYHGLSLTVNYTYSRLYDNLAARTSTYVKSNAYNIDNGPQSLHIYGSWVTPSASGKRLVRGLTGGWVISSIYSYNSGNPLVYTTSCAGQFAFFGGCRPSLNPNFTGQLRTSVPYGSRNFKEAAFVPSLSSSPNAPFLTSATAFGNAPYAKAYGVTGPSTKDLDASIRRTFGPFEHARFTIGADMFNVTNHVEATGLTTGITSTAFGTASKQSNTSRDVQLNAKIEF, from the coding sequence ATGCATCGTTCATCCAACCCAGGCCGCCTGGGAAACCTTTTCTTCGCGCTCATCCTGCTCGTCCTCGGGTTCGGCCACGCGGCCCTCGCACAGGCCGGTGCCGGCAGCATCCAGGGCATCATCGCCGACCCCTCGGGCGCGGTCATTCCCAACGCCATCGTCAACGCCACTAACAGCGCGACCGGCGTCGTCACCAGCCGTAAATCCACCGGATCCGGCCTCTACAACATCTCGCCCCTCCAGATCGGCGAATACACCGTCACCGTCATCGCCCCCGGCTTCGGCCCGCGCACCCAGGAGCACATCCAGGTCGACGCCCTCGCCACCATCTCGCTCAACCTCGAGTTGAAGCCCGGCACCGATACCGTCATCACCGTCTCCACCCCCTCGCTCAACGCCTCCAACGGCACCGTCGGCGACACCGTCAACAGCCAGGACTACCAGCTCCTGCCCCTCGTCATGAACTCCGCCCCGCGTAACCCAGTCGCCTTCGTCAACCTGGCCAACGGCGTCGACTCCACCCGCGGATACAACGGCGGTGCCGTCAACTATCACAACGAGACCTACCTCGAAGGCGTCGTCGCCAGCGGCATCAACCAGCAGGGCGCAGCCAACAACACCAGCCTCGGCGCCATCATCGAGGCCGTCGACGAGTCGCAGGTCCAGACCATCGGAATCTCCGCCAAGTACCAGGGCCAGGGCTTCAACAACTTCACCATGCGCTCCGGCACCAACAAGTTCCACGGCACCGCCTTCGAGTTCTTCCGCAACACCGAACTCGACACCTGGAACTACCTCGCCAAATCCGTCATCAACCCCGCCACCGGCAAGGCCACCAAGCCCGTCGAGAAGCAGAACGAGTACGGCCTTGTCATCGGCGGACCCATCATGAAGGAGAAGGCCTTCTTCTTCGCCGGATACGAGCGCATGGCCTACCGCAGCCTGCCCAACCCCGGCTACTTCACCCTGCCCACCCTCGCCATGCGCAACGGTGACTTCTCCGCCTTCGCTGCCTCCACCGGATATCACATCTACGACCCCGCCACGACCACCTGCATCAACAACGGAGCCAACTGCCGCCGTAACCAGTTCCCCGGCGACATCATCCCCGCCTCGCGCATCTCGGCCATCTCCAAGGCCGCGCAGGCCTTCCTGCCGACGAACCTCGCCAACGGCAACTACCAGAACAACTACCTCGGGAGCCAGTCCACCGGCTACAACTACTTCAAGGCCAGCGGCAAGCTCGACTACCAGTACACCCCCACACAGCGCCTTAGCCTCGTGTACCTCGTCGGCCAGCGCGCGAACTCCGCCGGTGCCCTTGACTCCGGCTCCATCCTTCCTCTGCCGTACTCCGCCACCACCAGCACCACGCTCTTCAACAACACCGGCATCATCGGCCACAACTGGGTCATCTCGCCCAACATGGTCAACGACATCAAGTACAGCTACTTCCGCAACGAGACCATCCAGGCCGATCCCACCCTCACCCCGCAGTACGCCCTCTCCACCCTCGGCTTCCAGAACACGCTCCCAGGATGGGGCGGCGGCAGCTTCATCAAGACGGCCTTCAGCGGCAACAACGGCCTGACCAGTTGGGATGGAAGCGGTACCACCCTCAACACCAACCGTCCCCAGAACCTCCTCGTCAACACCTACGGACTCACCGACGATCTGCAGTGGACCAGGGGACGCCACAGCATCTCCGTCGGCGCGCAGATGGAGTGGTACCAGTACAACTCCGCCCTGCCCGCCACCGGCACTGGCGTCAGCTTCTCCTTCGATACCTCCACCTCGGCCATGTTCACCGGGCAGGAAGCCGTCGGCGCTCCGGCCACCTACGGCAAGAGCTCCGTCACCACCACCAGCGGCAACGCCTACGTCGGCTATCTTCTCGGCTCGACCACCTCGGCGTACGTAGCGGACCAGCGCGCCCTCGGCGTTCTTGGCGGTCGCTTCAAGGCCCTTTCGCCCTACATTCAGGATGACTGGAAGGCCTCGCAGAACCTCACCATCAACGCCGGACTCCGCTGGGACATCTACGGCTCCTACCACGAGGTCCTCGACCGCATGTCCTTCTTCAATCCCGATATCCCCAACCCCGTCGCCCACGGCGCCATGGGCGTCATCGAGTACAACGGCAAGGGCAACCAGTACTACTGCAACTGCGACACCCGCGTAAAGACCTACTGGGGTAACGTGGAGCCGCGCCTCGGCTTCGCCTATCAGGCAGCGAAGGATCTCGTCTTCCGCGGCTCCTTCGGCATCTCGGCCACGCACGCTGGTGGAACCGGCGGACGCGGCGGAGCCCGCGAAGGCACCAACCAGATCGGCCTCGCGGCCAGCACCAACCTCGCCCAGTCCCTCGGGTACGAGTCGCCCTATAGCTGGACGAACCCGCTCTTCACCGCCACGCCGCCCACCTTCGACAACACCTACGGCGTCGGCCTCACCACCACCCCGGGCTTCACCGCCCCTGGCCAGACCGTCTTCTACGACGAGCCCTATCTTGCCAGCCGCTCCGCCTACTATGAGAACTACAGCTTCGGTCTCCAGAAGGCCGTCACCAACAAGACCACCGTCTCCATCGACTACAGCGGTTCGCTCGGTCACTTCCTCCCCAATGGCAACGGCCACGGCATCTTCAGCAACCAGGCTCAGCCCCAGTACCTCGTCCTGGGCAGTCTGCTGACGGCCCCGGCCAACCCCACCAACCTCGCCGCCGCCAACGCGCTGCTGGCGCAGAACGGCATGGCATCCATCTCCCTGCCATACACCAACTACAACACCACCACGGGAACGATCGGCCAGGCCCTCCGTCCCTTCCCCCAGTACACCATCTCCAACAACTTCCAGAACGACGGCAACTCCAAGTACAACGCCTTCGAGTTCACCCTCAAGCAGCGCGCCTATCACGGCCTCTCGCTCACGGTGAACTACACCTACTCCCGCCTCTACGACAACCTCGCCGCTCGCACCTCTACTTACGTCAAATCGAACGCGTACAACATCGACAACGGCCCACAGTCGCTGCATATCTACGGAAGCTGGGTCACGCCGTCTGCCTCCGGCAAGCGCCTGGTGCGCGGTCTGACAGGCGGCTGGGTCATCTCCAGCATCTACTCCTACAACTCCGGCAACCCGCTGGTCTACACCACCTCCTGCGCCGGTCAGTTCGCCTTCTTTGGCGGATGCCGCCCAAGCCTCAACCCCAACTTCACCGGCCAGCTCCGCACGTCGGTGCCCTACGGCTCGCGCAACTTCAAGGAAGCCGCCTTCGTCCCATCGCTCTCCTCCTCCCCCAACGCGCCGTTCCTCACCTCGGCCACGGCCTTCGGCAACGCACCCTATGCCAAGGCCTACGGCGTCACCGGCCCCAGCACCAAGGACCTCGACGCCAGCATCCGCCGCACCTTCGGCCCCTTTGAGCATGCCCGCTTCACCATCGGGGCCGACATGTTCAACGTCACCAACCACGTGGAAGCCACCGGTCTCACCACCGGAATCACCAGCACCGCCTTCGGAACCGCGAGCAAGCAGAGCAACACGTCACGCGACGTGCAGCTCAACGCGAAGATCGAGTTCTAA
- a CDS encoding helix-turn-helix domain-containing protein — translation MREALPKPRFHLDDLEIVKASRSQRSMDQHPDVDRSYIVPVLLKAFNVIDRVQHGGPSVNVKSIARELGYSYSTVYRIVRTLVACGYLGDREVIQPLGRRPRRKA, via the coding sequence ATGCGAGAAGCCCTGCCCAAGCCGAGGTTCCATCTCGACGACCTTGAGATCGTCAAAGCGAGCCGCTCCCAGCGCTCCATGGACCAGCACCCCGACGTCGATCGAAGCTATATCGTCCCGGTCCTCCTCAAGGCTTTCAACGTCATCGACCGGGTCCAGCACGGCGGCCCGTCCGTCAACGTCAAGAGCATCGCCCGCGAGCTCGGCTACTCCTACAGCACCGTCTACCGCATCGTCCGGACGCTGGTCGCGTGCGGCTATCTCGGCGACCGCGAGGTCATCCAGCCCCTCGGTCGACGCCCCCGCCGCAAGGCATGA
- a CDS encoding response regulator — translation MSLITILIVEDHPIMRFGIAAMISSQPDMKVVGQAAEAASAETLFLSLRPDVVIVDLRLPGESGVDLIRKLQDRSHNAAFLVLTTYEGDEDIFQAMQAGARGYLIKGMSQESLIQGIYAVHAGRRFLPQEIREKLSARNPHDTLSEREKEVLGLLARGMSNKTIAATLGVTEGTIKTHVGVILACLGAEDRTQAVLVAIQRGLVHL, via the coding sequence ATGAGCCTGATCACCATCCTGATCGTCGAAGACCATCCCATCATGCGCTTCGGCATCGCCGCCATGATCTCCTCGCAGCCCGACATGAAGGTCGTCGGACAGGCCGCCGAGGCCGCCTCCGCGGAGACGCTCTTCCTCAGCCTCCGGCCCGACGTCGTCATCGTCGATCTCCGTCTGCCCGGCGAGAGCGGCGTCGACCTCATCCGCAAGCTGCAGGACCGTTCTCACAACGCCGCGTTCCTCGTCCTCACCACCTACGAAGGCGACGAAGACATCTTTCAGGCCATGCAGGCCGGCGCACGCGGCTATCTCATCAAGGGGATGTCGCAGGAGAGCCTCATCCAGGGCATCTACGCAGTACACGCCGGCCGCCGCTTCCTTCCGCAGGAGATCCGTGAAAAGCTCAGCGCCCGCAACCCCCACGACACCCTCAGCGAGCGCGAAAAAGAGGTACTCGGCCTCCTCGCCCGCGGCATGAGCAACAAGACCATCGCTGCAACCCTCGGCGTCACCGAAGGCACCATCAAGACCCACGTCGGCGTCATCCTCGCCTGCCTCGGTGCCGAAGACCGTACCCAGGCCGTGCTCGTCGCCATCCAGCGCGGACTCGTTCACCTTTAG
- a CDS encoding sensor histidine kinase encodes MRPSFLVLCLAALALMSTGMRAQAPAPMTARVWHVQDGLTDQVIQAVVQGPGHLLWIGTPRGLLRFDGQAFSPYAGPGSEQLANGVTCLTATSDGSVYAGTEGAGLVRFHGSQVELLGAGQGITDSLIRVVTEDSLHHIWIGTDHGLFVGDKSVFHNAMPAKQYTNLGWTSVVQAHDGAMWAGGSDLLRIANGEVKPYKLPSRSGSIRVKAIVEDTDGTILVGAVSGLFLRGANDTFTQVPAVQGIIRMFGRLPSAELLVGTAGFGMYVRRSGRFERAEIAALPSETLLSSTVDTEGNSWIGTQSGLVRLSETNLQLVPLPTFTSDYGTISQDGDGGFWFCSNGVYQLRGRKIESYRFPWLGSAIVRVVMRDASGAIWIGTAGSGVFRLAPDGRHQQFTQEVGTNYIRGFLQARDGGIWIATDGGISLWKDGHIRNYHKVRGAPHTLVTSMFEDASGRLWVGTQRGLYQWQDGGFQLPQPNFELPSGPVWSVYGKADGTLWLGTNTGLFLLQSGVLKQVPLGGGQGNQAVFHIMESNTPASKAAFWISGPTQIMRVSENELLRAAGRPAPSQSMASDTYSVTDAFPSAELFTGMQQSGSVDRDGSAWFPSSLGPIHVLPSPAAQPPLPVPIAIRVLVDGNPVDLSTQLHLRAGTQTVQVEYAPVMLSAQSGVRFRQRLSPDPNWTAASTARTALYTGMDVGSHTYEVQAIDSEQRILGHAQFELYQSPYFYQRIWFWIAVLFALAAAMFWIDRMRIQRLQIGFHAVARERGRLAREMHDTLIQGCQAVSALLEAIAVQPAGSEESKTWLQYAREQIKATIVEARAAVWDLRGQDADESLEGALLAMTQQKSRPGAATISFTRLGPEPRLPHTITHELVMSAREALINALTHSAATQVKLHLLATKSQLEVTISDNGEGFSVIGADATHGRFGLVGMKERMARIGGDCLVSSAPHSGTIVKLTYPLRERSNPVQP; translated from the coding sequence ATGCGTCCCTCTTTCCTCGTACTCTGCCTCGCCGCGCTCGCCCTCATGTCCACCGGCATGCGGGCCCAGGCCCCTGCGCCGATGACGGCGCGGGTGTGGCATGTGCAGGATGGATTGACGGATCAGGTCATCCAGGCTGTCGTCCAGGGCCCCGGACACCTGCTTTGGATCGGAACCCCGCGCGGCCTGTTGCGCTTCGACGGGCAGGCCTTCTCTCCGTATGCCGGTCCCGGCAGCGAACAACTCGCAAACGGGGTCACCTGTCTGACCGCTACCTCAGATGGCAGCGTCTACGCAGGAACCGAGGGCGCGGGTCTGGTGCGCTTCCACGGATCGCAGGTGGAGCTTCTGGGTGCCGGGCAGGGAATCACCGACTCGCTCATCCGGGTCGTCACCGAAGACAGCCTGCACCACATCTGGATCGGCACCGACCACGGTCTCTTCGTCGGAGACAAGAGCGTCTTCCACAACGCGATGCCCGCGAAGCAGTACACCAACCTGGGCTGGACCTCCGTGGTGCAGGCGCACGACGGAGCCATGTGGGCCGGCGGCAGCGATCTGTTGCGTATCGCCAACGGAGAGGTGAAGCCCTATAAACTTCCCTCCCGCAGCGGCTCGATCCGCGTGAAAGCCATCGTCGAGGACACGGACGGAACCATCCTCGTCGGTGCCGTCTCCGGGCTCTTCCTCCGTGGTGCGAACGACACCTTCACGCAGGTTCCCGCGGTGCAGGGCATCATCCGGATGTTTGGCCGGCTCCCCTCGGCGGAGCTTCTGGTCGGCACCGCCGGCTTCGGCATGTACGTCCGCCGCTCCGGCCGGTTCGAGCGCGCCGAGATCGCCGCGCTGCCCAGCGAGACGCTCCTCAGCAGCACGGTGGATACCGAGGGAAACTCCTGGATCGGCACGCAGAGCGGTTTGGTCCGGCTCAGCGAGACCAATCTGCAGTTGGTCCCTCTGCCCACCTTCACCTCGGACTACGGAACCATCAGCCAGGATGGCGACGGAGGCTTCTGGTTCTGCTCGAACGGCGTCTACCAACTGCGTGGACGGAAGATCGAATCGTACCGCTTCCCATGGCTCGGCTCCGCCATCGTCCGTGTCGTGATGCGCGATGCCAGCGGAGCGATCTGGATCGGCACCGCAGGAAGCGGTGTCTTTCGGCTCGCCCCGGACGGACGCCACCAGCAGTTCACTCAGGAGGTCGGCACCAACTATATTCGCGGCTTCCTCCAGGCGCGCGACGGAGGCATCTGGATCGCGACCGACGGCGGTATCAGCCTCTGGAAAGACGGGCACATCCGCAACTACCACAAGGTGCGCGGCGCACCCCACACGCTCGTCACCTCCATGTTCGAAGACGCGAGCGGACGCCTGTGGGTCGGCACGCAGCGCGGCCTCTATCAATGGCAGGATGGCGGCTTTCAACTCCCCCAACCGAACTTCGAACTCCCTTCCGGCCCGGTCTGGTCCGTCTACGGCAAGGCAGACGGCACCCTCTGGCTCGGCACAAACACTGGCCTGTTCCTCCTGCAGTCAGGCGTCCTCAAACAGGTGCCGCTCGGTGGCGGACAAGGGAACCAGGCCGTCTTCCACATCATGGAATCGAACACGCCCGCCTCGAAGGCGGCATTCTGGATCTCCGGCCCCACCCAGATCATGCGTGTCTCCGAGAACGAGCTGCTGCGCGCCGCCGGGCGTCCGGCTCCCTCGCAGTCCATGGCCTCCGACACCTACTCCGTCACCGATGCCTTTCCCTCCGCCGAGCTCTTCACCGGCATGCAGCAGTCGGGCAGTGTGGACCGCGACGGCAGCGCATGGTTTCCCAGCTCGCTCGGCCCCATCCACGTCCTTCCCAGTCCCGCCGCCCAGCCCCCGCTGCCCGTGCCCATTGCGATTCGCGTCCTGGTCGATGGCAACCCCGTCGATCTCTCCACGCAACTCCATCTCCGCGCCGGCACCCAGACCGTGCAGGTGGAGTACGCGCCCGTCATGCTCAGCGCGCAATCCGGCGTTCGCTTCCGTCAGCGCCTCAGCCCCGACCCCAACTGGACCGCGGCCAGCACCGCCCGCACCGCCCTCTACACCGGCATGGACGTCGGAAGCCACACCTACGAAGTCCAGGCTATCGATTCCGAACAGCGCATCCTCGGCCACGCGCAGTTTGAGCTCTATCAAAGCCCATATTTCTATCAGCGCATCTGGTTCTGGATCGCCGTCCTCTTTGCCCTCGCAGCCGCCATGTTCTGGATCGACCGCATGCGCATCCAGCGTCTGCAGATCGGCTTCCACGCCGTGGCCCGCGAGCGTGGCCGTCTCGCCCGCGAGATGCACGACACCCTCATTCAGGGTTGCCAGGCCGTCTCCGCCCTGCTCGAAGCCATCGCCGTGCAGCCCGCCGGCTCGGAAGAATCGAAGACCTGGCTGCAGTACGCCCGCGAGCAGATCAAGGCGACCATCGTGGAAGCCCGCGCCGCCGTCTGGGATCTTCGCGGCCAGGATGCCGACGAATCCCTCGAAGGCGCACTCCTCGCCATGACGCAGCAAAAGTCCCGCCCCGGTGCGGCGACTATCTCTTTCACCCGGCTCGGCCCCGAGCCCCGCCTCCCCCACACCATCACCCACGAACTCGTCATGAGCGCGCGCGAGGCCCTCATCAACGCCCTCACCCATAGCGCCGCCACCCAGGTGAAGCTGCATCTCCTCGCCACAAAGTCCCAACTCGAGGTCACCATCTCCGACAACGGAGAGGGCTTCTCGGTCATCGGCGCCGACGCAACCCACGGCCGCTTCGGCCTCGTCGGCATGAAGGAGCGCATGGCCAGAATCGGCGGAGACTGCCTCGTCTCCAGCGCGCCGCACAGTGGGACAATAGTGAAACTGACGTACCCCCTGCGTGAGAGGAGCAACCCGGTACAGCCATGA